In Amblyomma americanum isolate KBUSLIRL-KWMA chromosome 8, ASM5285725v1, whole genome shotgun sequence, the DNA window AAAGATAGTATCTAGCTGAATGTGTGTAAGCCATTTGCAAAGACACCCCGCAGTTGAGGCTCCCGTAGCCCTGGAGTGCACCGGCACCTCTATCGCGATCATTGCCGTGCCTGCGCCCTGTCTTGTAGTCATGCTCTAGACAGCGCACACACTACGACATACACAACGATGCCGGGATGTTAACTTGTGGTGTTCCCAACCTCTTTCCTTTGTCGCTGCGATCGCAGACGACTCCCCGATCAAGGTGACGCCCAACGTGCTGCTCTGCGCCACCAATGGGCTTGGAGCTCAGAAGCTGGGGGAAGCCCTGGACACCTACTGCACACACGTAATCTACACCGGACCAATGGCCATCGAGCGCAGCCAGACCAGCGGAAAGCCATACGTGAACGTGAAAGGTACAGGGACTCGCCTACTTCACAGTCAACAGTGTACGGGTACTCTGATGCGCTGTAGTTTCAGGAGGACGCAATTGTGCAACAAAGGCGTATACCTTTTATACTTATATCACATCTGAGAGGCAACTAGGAGCTTTTTTCTCTTACtgttttttctttcattattttGTCCCCGCTGCCATTGCCAGCTACATTCTATGAGGTCAGGGCTCATATCTAGCAACATCGTTCGCCAACCTGGAATCAAAGTGCGGGCTTACTAAAGAGCAGCGGCACCTGTATCGCGATTCTTGCCGTGCCCTCGTCCTGTCTTGTAGTCGTGTTCTAGGCAGCACACACACTACGACACACACCACGATGCCGGTATGTTGAAGTGCGCCTGCCTTTCGCAATGTTATTTATACAGATGTCTTAAAATAACCCTTCTGGTTGATGTCAGCACTTGTATTGTCCGTCATTGTCATGAATACCTCCGTGTCCCTGCTGTCGCCAGGATGAGTCGCTTTTCACGGAGGGCAAGAATGACATAAAATCAGAAAGAATTAGCGGTTGCATTGTATTAGTCCAACTCGGGCAAACATTCCGAAGGGGAGGCTGCTTATCTCTGTGACGTCTAGAGTGCGATTCTCCTTTCGTGATACACCAAGTGACAGAAGCGTCTACTACTGTGCCGGCTATGCAGACCGCGACGGCTACAGTGTGTTCAGCGGCCTGACCAAGAACCACGAGCGGTTCTTGTCGTTCCGGTGGAAGACCGCCATCTGGAATGAGGGGGACGTCTTGCACGCGCTGGTCGTCTACCTGCGCTACTACAAGTTGCGCGGTGTCGAGCTGGTCATGGGCAGCCACCTGGACAGCACCAAGTTCATCCGCTTCTGCCAGGTGCGCCGGGAACCTGAGCCGCAGTGTGGGGCCCACGAAAGAAGTTAACCTTTGTGTGCAGTGGGCGTTCTGAATGAGCCTGTCGAAAACAAGTGGACTGTTACAACTGCTGTTACAGGTGTCTCTAAGATAACGTTATTCCTATGACATACAGTGCTTAGCTATAACAGCGTACCTGGTGTGGCACATACAGGATCCTCAATGTTCAGCCATTTATGCGACAGTGTGGCCTGCTTTTCTTACATTACATTTTGGCAACACACGGCTGAAAATTCTGTTTTCGTTTTTGTGCGAAAAACCGGtgtttggcgttttttttttctgggggggggggggggggagtgtgaaGCCACGAACGGCAGAGGGTGATGCTATGAACGCTGGTGGGAGTATAAAGAAGAGTTGGAAAGATACCTCGAAAGTCGAATTTGGAATATACCTCGTATTAACTATCGTCTGAAATCCTATGGGCTCAGATCTTGCGGACAGGTGGTTGCCGAAACATTGCACTAATACGGCTGAAGCCAAAAGCGAGATGAAAGTGAATACAGAGCAGGAAAGTTTCCGTGAGCTTAGGCGTTTTTTCTTGTTCAGGGACCGCCTTCCTGCAAGTAAAAAAGAATGGTTTGAAATGAATTTAAAGCTTTTAACAAGAATTGATCCTAAAGTTGCTGCCTGTGGTCGGTGCAAAGAgatatttattaacttcgatagctctgctagttctcttcagtctgtagggttagacaccCTCATTCAAAGTATGATTTCTTTTGACAGTCGCAGCTACAGCGACCAGCGAAATAAAAGTGGCGTAGCCATGCATCGGTGTGATTTTTGTGTTGGAAGCAGGTGTTACTCCTGTGACACGTATGTAGCTCAGGTTGgggcatgaaagaaaaaaaaaacatatgcacaGTGATATGAAGAACTTGGATGCTACTTGTGAATTTTTCAAGTTAAGAAGCCGTCTTCTGTTGAAACGATAATGTCATGGGCTTGTGATTGAACTTTCCCCGTAGCAGTTGTTTTCATTGGCGCTAATGACGTAGTGGTTTCGAGTGTCGACGAACCATCGTACGCTCGAACACTCTTGCCGTTTAGGACCATGGTTTGCTTTTGACCTTCGACGCATGTGCCGCAGGCCTTCGTGCAGCAGATAAAGAACAACGCCAGCCTCATCATAAGAGTGGAGAGGACGGTAGACCTCACCAGGGGCCTTTTCGAGCGGCTGACCAGGCAAGTGGCTCATTTTGCCTCGAAGTGTAGAGCTTCAACTTTGTGTGGGAACAAGAGAGAGCTGGGCTGTGTTCAGTGCTGTGATTAGGATTGTTACATAATTACACAACCACGCACGTGTGCCTTGCAGTTGTGACCTCGTACTTAGATGTTCCGTAAGCGCACCGCACCCTTGGCTTAATTTTATAATCTATGTGAGGATATGACAATGATCGCAAGGTCGCGGGGCGATATCGCGACCAGAAGAGATGCAGAAACGTCCATGAGCTTTTTGATGGTAGTGCACATAGCGCCAGGTGACCTATAATAACCCGGGCCCactactacggcgtccttcacagcCTTTGTGTCGCTTCGGAATCAAAAACCcgccatttcatttttttttattagtagTGTCTGCAGACAACTCTATATGAAGCCGACGACTTGAACGGATAGCTAAAGCAGTGTCAAATGTTCGTGTTTAGGTGCTCTTCACTGGTAAAACGTACGAAAATTAATCTTTATATCATATTTCTTTGAGAGTCTTGCTCAATATGAACTCACTAAAAAGGGCCCTTCATGCGCACTTAGTTGATTTACATACATGAATCACCTAGTTGTGTCCTTCTGAACAGCAGGGGGTCTGCTATTCTCGGCGACAACTTATCTCTGCCAACTTAACTCCGCGAAACAGTACGTCCACAGGACGAGGCGCATTTCTTGCTACGAGTTGCCTCGCGAGGTTACCGTAAAGTTCCTTGATGGTTGCCGGTGTAGTTGGCGCCATCTGTGGAAGCTTCTTGTAAAGAAGTAGTTAGTAGAtgcgttttaataataataataattagtttttggggaaaggaaatggcgcagtatctgtctcatatatcggcggacacctgtatcgcgccgtaagggaagggataaaggagggagtttaagcagaaaagaagaaagaggtgccgtagtggagggctccggaataatttcgaccacctcgggatctttaacgtgcactgacatcacacagcacacgggcgccttagcgttttgccgacataaaaacgcagccgccgcggtcgggtttgaagcGTTTTAATATAAGAAAATGTTTTTGCTATGGCTTTTTTAAGGTTTAAAATAGGCAGTTATGCTGGAAATATGCCCTAAACGCAGAGTATTGCCAATATACTCTGTTTCAAATGAAAGCTGTTAACTGTAACCAGGG includes these proteins:
- the LOC144102165 gene encoding uncharacterized protein LOC144102165: MSYFLITMLYSSPDDSPIKVTPNVLLCATNGLGAQKLGEALDTYCTHVIYTGPMAIERSQTSGKPYVNVKDRDGYSVFSGLTKNHERFLSFRWKTAIWNEGDVLHALVVYLRYYKLRGVELVMGSHLDSTKFIRFCQAFVQQIKNNASLIIRVERTVDLTRGLFERLTRLPQFLVLETQAVQIPGLQTRRFPNPYQPFAGSHTRDVYMMMKVDNEGRWQVQQLARHVI